From Candidatus Baltobacteraceae bacterium:
GCCGGTCGCTCGGAGCGCTCCGCGCTCCTGGTGACCGCGCGCGCTCGGCTGCGACCCGAGGACGTCGGGCTGCCGGCCTCTCGCCGCCACCGTCCGGGGCTGCGTCGCGAAGAGATCGCCGAGCTGGTCGGGGTCTCGTCGCGGTGGTACGCATCATTCGAGTCCGGTGACGGCAGCCGGCACTTTTCCACGGCGTTCGTTCAGCGCGTCGCCGCCGTTCTGCGCCTGTCCAGCCGCGAGCGCGCGCGGCTGTTCGAGCTCGCACTCCCCGAAGCGGCCACGATCGCGCACCAGGTACAGGCGGCCGCGGGGCGTTCGATCTCCTCGGCGATCTATCGCCAGCTGCTTGCCGAAGAGAAGCTCCGGGAGGCGCAAGCAGAGCTTCATCAGGCCCAGGCCGGTGCCGGGCGTGCACTGGCAAGCGCGATCTATCAGCGATTGCTGGAACGGGTCACGACCGGACGAAGCCGTTCCCGTGCGCACTTGGCCATCGTGAGAAAACGCGATGCGGACTCAACTGACCGCTGACGAATGTAGCCTGGTGCAGGCGAGTTTCGCGCAGGTCGACCCGATGGCCGATCGCGTGGCCGCGATGTTCTACGGGCGTTTGTTCGAACTAAACCCGGCACTGGCACCGCTCTTCAAGATCGACATGGCGGTGCAGAGCGCGCGTTTTATGGAGAAGCTCGCCATCGCCGTGAAAGGCCTCGACGACCTCGATGGGATCGCGCCGTTCGTGCAAGTGCTGGGGCGCCGTCACGTCGACTACGGTGTCAAAACGAACGATTACGACACGGTGTGCGACGCGCTGCTCTGGGCCCTCGAAGCGCACCTGGGATCCGCATTCGGGCCGGACGCGCGCGCGGCGTGGAGGGCCGCCTACGAGGTGCTCGCGACGATGATGATCGAGGCCGGCAAAGCGCAGGCGTCATAATGGAGAATGAAATGGACGAAGTACAAGTCGAGCAGCAGAGCTATCAGATGCCACCGCAGGAGGGATTTACGATCGCCCACTTTCTCACGGTGGCCGACCTTAAACGATCCGCCGAATTCTACAAAAACGTCTTCGGTGGCGAGATCGTGAGCATGGGCGACGGTGACGCACCGCCCTACATCAAGATCGCAAACACGTGGCTCATCATCAACGTCGGGGGTGGTCCGACACCGGACAAACCGACCGTGACGCTCACCACGCCTCCCAACCCCAACGAGTTCAGCAGCTTCATGAATATTCGTGTGGCCGACATTCAGGCGTGCTACCAGTTATGGAAGAGTAGAGGAGCGACGTTCCTTACCGAACCCCTAGACAAGTACGGCGAAACGCGCTGCTACATCCGCGATCCCGACGGCTACATCATCGAGGTCGGGCAGAGCAAATCCGGGTTCACGTACGGGTAGCGAGCGCGGTTGCGCTAGCGCGGCCTAGTTCTGATCGAAGAATCCGGGCTTGCTTTGCCCCACTTCTATAATGTAACCGTCGGGGTCGCGAATGTAGCAACGGGTCTCGCCATACTTCTCGATCGGCTCGGTGAGAAACGTCGCGCCTCTGCTTCGCCAGAGCTCGTAGCATGCTTGAATATCGGCCACGCGAAGGTTCATGAAGCTACTCACTTCATCGGGATCGCGTGGTGTCGTGAGCGTCACGGTCGGTTTGTCGGGCGTCGGACCGCCTCCAGGGTTGAAGATGAGCCAGGTGTTCGCGATTTGAACGTACGCCGGGTCATTGTCTCCGAGCAGGCTTCGGCGCGTAACTTTTCCGCCGAAGACCGTTTCGTAAAAGCGCACCGATCGCTCGACGTTGCTTACCGTGAGAAAATGCGCGACGGTAAACCCCACCTGCGGCGGCATCTGATAGTTGACGTGTTCAACTTCTACTTCGTTCATCGATGACTCCGATCGCGCTCTACCACTTCAATCTCGCGCCGAGATACCCGCTCACTCCGTGGCTGGTCGCTTGGCCAAGACCGTGCTGATAGTTTCCGGTGAGGAAGATGCTGGTGCTCGGTGAGATCTGAGCGCTGATGCCGACGCCGCCCTGCACCCAGCTTCCGCCGAGCGCGGTCGGCAGCGTAACGGCGTTCGCGCCGTCGAGATCGGCAAATGTCGTGTTCGCAACGGCGTTGAAGCTATCCCAAACATTGACGCGCGCCCACGCGGAAACCGGGCGCGCGCTTGCGGACCAGGTTCTCGCCAGGCGCAGGCCCAGTCGACCGTACAACGCGCTACTCGGGGCGAAGCTGATGAGCCCGAATTCATCCGCGCCACTCAAGAGCGAGACATATTGGTATATGAATTGTGCTTGCGGTTCGAGCAAGTAGCCGTGCCCGAGCGAAACCGGCGTCGCGCCGCCTTCGAGCGAGAAAGCATACGCACCGCCCTCGGAGTGCAAATCTTGGCCGAGGATCGAGCGCGCCTGAATATTTTGATACCAAGTGAATTGGCCGACGCCGTCGAGATACGCGCCCTTGACGGTCTGGTGCGTGAGGTAAAGGCCGAGGGTATAGCCATTGAGCGTCGTCGTACCGGCGGTGCTCGTGCTGTAGACGGTTTGCACTTGCGCGCCGGCATTACCGAGGCCCACGTAAAGCCCACCGGCTTCCGCGGCGCCGTCGTCGCTTGTGCGTCGATACAAATCCTCACCGACTTCGATGCCGGTTCCGTAGTACGTATACGACGGGCCGAATTGCTGGAAACTTGCGAGCCGTCCACCCATACCGCTGCCGCTGTAGTCGGTTGATCCGTTTATACCGAAGATACGCGCCCATCCGCGTCCTGACTGCGTGTAGCCTCCGGCGCGGTCGTGATACGTTCCGAGCATGGTTAAACCGTACGTGCTCGCAAGCGCCTGCGCGGCCATGTCGGTCGGCACTTCGACGCGATAGTCGGGAAGCGGGGTTTGCACCTCTTCCGGTACTTTTGTCGGCACCGGCGTGGGTTCGGGCGTCGACGTCGGCGCGGCAGTGGGCAGCGGCGAAATCGACGGATCGGGCGACGCGCTCGGCGGTGCCGGCGGTGTGCCGCTGGGGGCAGTCGTCGGCACCGGCGGCGGGGTCGTTTCCGGCGGATCCGTCGGCGCTGATGACGGCGGAACCGTCGGCGTTGGGAACGGTGGTTCGGTGGGCGGTACCGGCGTTGGCGGAGCGGCCGTCGGCGGAGCGGTCGTTGGCGGCGCGGTCGGCGGTGCGTTCATTTGCGTGCGCAAGTACCAATCGCCGTCGTCTGCATCGGCACCGATCCCGCCCTGGAAGAGATTGTATTCGTAGGCTCCGGCGGCGACGCGGCCCTGCAACGTGAAGATTCCATCGGAAAGACCTCCGACTTCAATCAGCAAGATGCCGTCGCCGAACGTGGCTGCCCCGGCGCCGCCGGCATTGGTCACGAGTACGTTGGTATTTCCGGTAGTGTCGCCTTTGACGATCATCTCGTCGCTGGTCGAGTTGTCGTCACCGAGAATGGTGTTGAAGTGAATCGTGCCGCCGTAGCCGTTGTAGTTACCGTTCACCGTGAGGATCGTGCCGGCCGGTGTTGCCGTGCCGAAATCGAAGAGGCCCGCATTATTGAGAGCAGCAACGGATTGACTGAAGCCGCCGAGATTGAGCGTGCCGTTCGCGCCGATGTTCATCTCGGAGTTCGGACTGAGCACGTTGGTCGCGCCGGCTTGAAGCGTGCCGGCCTGGATGAACGTCGCGCCGGTGTAGTCGCTGTTCGCGCCGGTCAGCGTGACGGTGCCGCTGCCGATTTTTATCAGCGACCCGCCCCCCGTGAACGGCGACTGAATGGTGCCGTTATGGCCGTTGCTGTCGATCGTTCCGCCTTGGGGATTGAGCGTGATCGGATTGCCAACGAGCAGGCTGACGTTATTCGCTCCGAACTGCAGCGTACCGTTATCGAGGGTGAGATTGGTGAGATTCGAAGCCCCCTTCATCGTCCAGAGTGAGCCGTTGAGCAGCCACATGTTCGACGTGCTGCCGATTTCTGTGAGCGCGGCTCCCGTAAGGTGCGATGACTGATCGGCGACGAGATTGAGCGTCCCCGTATTGACGACGCCCAGCAGATTGGCACCGCTCAACGATGAATTCGTCAGCGTTGCATCCAGCCCGGTACCGGTGACATAGATCCCGTAGCTTTGATTCGAGGTGAGCGTACTGCTTGAGATGGTGATCGTCCCGGTGCCCGCGCCGCCGAAAGCCTGCGCAAAGATCGCGGCCGAACCGGAGCCTTGCGTGAGGACCGTGCTGCCGGCGAGATTCATGCTGGTCGCGCCTTCGATCACAGCGCCTTGCGAATTCGTGCCCGTCGTCGTAATCGTGACGCCGTTCGCACTCAGTGACGCGCCTGATCCGAGTGTAAGCAGTCCGGGTGCGTTCGAATTACCCGAGGTGATCGAGCCGCCGCTCAGCGAGAGCGTCGCCCCGTATTCGGAAGCCGCACCGCCCCCGCCGCTCCCGTTGATGCGAATCGTCGTGCCTTGCGAGGTAATTTGCGTTCCGGTGCCGGTCGCAAAAAGGCCGTAGGCATTATTTTGATTCACGGTGATCGCCGTGCCGTTGAGCACGCTGATCGTGCCGCCGCTATCGGCAGCGATCGCGGTCGAACCGCTGCCGCTCGTCGTGATCGACGCGCCGTTGACGGTAATGGAGCCGCCGCCGGTTGCGTACACACCGTAGCTGTTGCTTCCGTTGATGAAGACGGTTGAACCACCCAGGAGATTGACGGTGCCGCCGTCCGCGGCGACGATCGCATTGGATCCGCTCCCGCTCGTCGCGGTCGTGATACCGTTGGCGGTAATGATGGAACCGGCGCCGGTTGCGAAAAGCGCCGACGTGCCCGCCGCGTTCGGATAGATCGTCGTGCCCTTGAACAACGTGATCGTTCCGCCGGACTGGGCGACGACACCGTTCGCGCCGCTGCCGGTCGTGCTTATGCTCACCGGCCCGGTCGTCGTGATAACGCCGTTGTTGAGCGCCCACAGCGCGAAGCCGGATGAGCCGCTCGCATTCGTGTTGACGGAGCCGCCGTTGACCGTTACGGTCGTGCCGTTTGCAATAACCTGCTGCGCGCTCGCTTGCGCGTCGAGCAATGCAAGTGCAAGTACGACCGCCAGCACCACCCTCGTGCTGACACCCATCGTCCGATCATTATATACGCAGTCTTACCGCTCGTACAGCAAGGCCCGATCCAACATCTCGCGCATCGGCGGAATCGTTGCCGCGCTACTCACAAGGGCGTCATGGCTGCCATCGAGCGTTCCAGATCGGCTGCGTGCTCGCGCCACCGCCGCGCCTCGACCATGGCGTAACTTCCGCCGGCGGCGCGGCAGAGCCGCACAAGCAGCGCGATTTCTTCGGGATCGGGCAGCGCGCCGTCGCGGCGGTTCCCGAAGAGCGCGAATCCGATCAGGTCGTGCTGCGAGATGATCGGGATCGCAAGCGCCGGCGCCGTGCTGCCTTGCGGAAAGCGGTCGTCCTGGATCGCCACGTCCTCGAGGACGATCGCGCGTTCGAGCGATCGTAACGTCGTCACCAGCAGTGAATCCTCGCCGATCTCGGATGCGTCACGCGCCGACCATCCAGCAGCGGCCGTTCGCCGGAACGGTTCACCGCCGGCGACCCGGCGGAACACCGCCGCCGACTGCAGGGCGAGGATGCGCGGCGCTTCGGCGGCCACCGCATCGTCGACGAACGCGTCGGTCGACGCGAAGTCGAGCGCCCCGATGCGATACTCGATACGTTTTTCGGCGAGGTGCCGCGCGCGGAACACCACCCGATCGATCAGGCGTTCGGTGCGGCTGTGAATCCAGTTCAGCGCGACGCCGAAGCCGATCGTGACCAGCGCTTCGACCGCGAGCGCGAGCCGCTCTTCGCTGAGGATGCGGTTCGTCAGCCAGTCGACCAGGCTGACGACGATGACGACCAGCGCGGTCATCACGCCGTAGACCAGCGTCCGATTCAGTGCAAACCCGATGTCCAAGACGCGATGGCGCAGGATCGCATAGCCGAGCGCAACCGGCAGCGCCGCTTGCAGCAGCAAACAGACGTCGGCGCCGGCTTGGATAACTGTGCCGAGCTGTTGCGGCGCTCCCAAAAACCCGCCCGCCCCGAGAATCGCGACGTCGAGAACCGCGAACGCGGTATAGCCGATGGCCGCGACGAGCAAACCGATGAGCACCCATGCGATCCGGCGCCGCTGCTCGCCGCTGCTGCGTTGATAGCCGATCGCGGCGAAAACGAAGACCAGCCCGAGTTCGATGTAGAGCGACCATGCGTCGAATCCACCCCACGTAAGGAATACGAGAGGCTCGTAGATCATCTGAATGCCGATGACGACGACGGCAAGAAAGAAGATCGTGTCGGCGGCGCGAGCCGTCATGCGGGCCGCCGGCGTCTGCGGTGCTTCGGGGAAGCGAACGACGAACGGAAGGAGCGCGCAGATCGGCAGTCCCGCATTCACGAGATTGAGCAATGCCGCCACGGCTCCGAACAGCGGATTCGGTATCCACGAAAACTCGGCGATGAACGGAAAGCTTTGCCCCGCGCCGGCTCCATAGAGGACGAGCGCAGCCGTTGCAAGCGATGGGCGGCGCGCGACGATCAGCGCGATGATCAACAACGCGACCGTCGCCCCGGCCAGCGTTGCCGCGATCCAGTCGGTTTTGAGCGGAAGTATCGTCTCGCGCTGCGCGTGCAGTGTAACGCTGCGAGGTTGACCGGAGCCGATTATCGTGACGGTGAGCGGCGTCCCCACCGGTGACCGGTCGACCTGCAAGCGGTAGCGGTCGGATAAGTTGAGCGCGCCCAGGTCGACGACGTCGCCCGGACGGATCCCCGCGCGATCCGCGCTCGAGCCGGACACGACCCGCGTCACCCGCGCGTTCGCGCCGTCGGCAACCTTCGCCACGCCGAAACTCGTATGCTCGACCGGTGCGAAAAAAGAACCCCACGTCAGCGCAAGGATCGCAAGCGTCACGGCGGCCAGGAGATACCCGACGGCCGGCCGGTTCATGCGTGCTCCAACATCTCGCGCATCGGCGGCAGATCGCCGGGATGCGCGCCGCGATGGAGCCAGCGGATCGTGCCGCTCGCATCGATGATGGCGGCGCCGGGCAATTGCGCACCGTCGGCGAGTTTGGTCGCGCCCCAGTTTT
This genomic window contains:
- a CDS encoding VOC family protein, producing MDEVQVEQQSYQMPPQEGFTIAHFLTVADLKRSAEFYKNVFGGEIVSMGDGDAPPYIKIANTWLIINVGGGPTPDKPTVTLTTPPNPNEFSSFMNIRVADIQACYQLWKSRGATFLTEPLDKYGETRCYIRDPDGYIIEVGQSKSGFTYG
- a CDS encoding VOC family protein, whose amino-acid sequence is MNEVEVEHVNYQMPPQVGFTVAHFLTVSNVERSVRFYETVFGGKVTRRSLLGDNDPAYVQIANTWLIFNPGGGPTPDKPTVTLTTPRDPDEVSSFMNLRVADIQACYELWRSRGATFLTEPIEKYGETRCYIRDPDGYIIEVGQSKPGFFDQN
- a CDS encoding helix-turn-helix transcriptional regulator, which produces MTARARLRPEDVGLPASRRHRPGLRREEIAELVGVSSRWYASFESGDGSRHFSTAFVQRVAAVLRLSSRERARLFELALPEAATIAHQVQAAAGRSISSAIYRQLLAEEKLREAQAELHQAQAGAGRALASAIYQRLLERVTTGRSRSRAHLAIVRKRDADSTDR
- a CDS encoding autotransporter outer membrane beta-barrel domain-containing protein codes for the protein MGVSTRVVLAVVLALALLDAQASAQQVIANGTTVTVNGGSVNTNASGSSGFALWALNNGVITTTGPVSISTTGSGANGVVAQSGGTITLFKGTTIYPNAAGTSALFATGAGSIITANGITTATSGSGSNAIVAADGGTVNLLGGSTVFINGSNSYGVYATGGGSITVNGASITTSGSGSTAIAADSGGTISVLNGTAITVNQNNAYGLFATGTGTQITSQGTTIRINGSGGGGAASEYGATLSLSGGSITSGNSNAPGLLTLGSGASLSANGVTITTTGTNSQGAVIEGATSMNLAGSTVLTQGSGSAAIFAQAFGGAGTGTITISSSTLTSNQSYGIYVTGTGLDATLTNSSLSGANLLGVVNTGTLNLVADQSSHLTGAALTEIGSTSNMWLLNGSLWTMKGASNLTNLTLDNGTLQFGANNVSLLVGNPITLNPQGGTIDSNGHNGTIQSPFTGGGSLIKIGSGTVTLTGANSDYTGATFIQAGTLQAGATNVLSPNSEMNIGANGTLNLGGFSQSVAALNNAGLFDFGTATPAGTILTVNGNYNGYGGTIHFNTILGDDNSTSDEMIVKGDTTGNTNVLVTNAGGAGAATFGDGILLIEVGGLSDGIFTLQGRVAAGAYEYNLFQGGIGADADDGDWYLRTQMNAPPTAPPTTAPPTAAPPTPVPPTEPPFPTPTVPPSSAPTDPPETTPPPVPTTAPSGTPPAPPSASPDPSISPLPTAAPTSTPEPTPVPTKVPEEVQTPLPDYRVEVPTDMAAQALASTYGLTMLGTYHDRAGGYTQSGRGWARIFGINGSTDYSGSGMGGRLASFQQFGPSYTYYGTGIEVGEDLYRRTSDDGAAEAGGLYVGLGNAGAQVQTVYSTSTAGTTTLNGYTLGLYLTHQTVKGAYLDGVGQFTWYQNIQARSILGQDLHSEGGAYAFSLEGGATPVSLGHGYLLEPQAQFIYQYVSLLSGADEFGLISFAPSSALYGRLGLRLARTWSASARPVSAWARVNVWDSFNAVANTTFADLDGANAVTLPTALGGSWVQGGVGISAQISPSTSIFLTGNYQHGLGQATSHGVSGYLGARLKW
- a CDS encoding GAF domain-containing protein gives rise to the protein MNRPAVGYLLAAVTLAILALTWGSFFAPVEHTSFGVAKVADGANARVTRVVSGSSADRAGIRPGDVVDLGALNLSDRYRLQVDRSPVGTPLTVTIIGSGQPRSVTLHAQRETILPLKTDWIAATLAGATVALLIIALIVARRPSLATAALVLYGAGAGQSFPFIAEFSWIPNPLFGAVAALLNLVNAGLPICALLPFVVRFPEAPQTPAARMTARAADTIFFLAVVVIGIQMIYEPLVFLTWGGFDAWSLYIELGLVFVFAAIGYQRSSGEQRRRIAWVLIGLLVAAIGYTAFAVLDVAILGAGGFLGAPQQLGTVIQAGADVCLLLQAALPVALGYAILRHRVLDIGFALNRTLVYGVMTALVVIVVSLVDWLTNRILSEERLALAVEALVTIGFGVALNWIHSRTERLIDRVVFRARHLAEKRIEYRIGALDFASTDAFVDDAVAAEAPRILALQSAAVFRRVAGGEPFRRTAAAGWSARDASEIGEDSLLVTTLRSLERAIVLEDVAIQDDRFPQGSTAPALAIPIISQHDLIGFALFGNRRDGALPDPEEIALLVRLCRAAGGSYAMVEARRWREHAADLERSMAAMTPL
- a CDS encoding globin family protein gives rise to the protein MRTQLTADECSLVQASFAQVDPMADRVAAMFYGRLFELNPALAPLFKIDMAVQSARFMEKLAIAVKGLDDLDGIAPFVQVLGRRHVDYGVKTNDYDTVCDALLWALEAHLGSAFGPDARAAWRAAYEVLATMMIEAGKAQAS